A genomic segment from Anas platyrhynchos isolate ZD024472 breed Pekin duck chromosome 5, IASCAAS_PekinDuck_T2T, whole genome shotgun sequence encodes:
- the ADM gene encoding pro-adrenomedullin has protein sequence MKLVHVALLYLGSATFFGVDAARVDVATEFKRKWTKWALSRAKRDVKPSGALRALGAAAAVQPLVRPQDVKEDPRVSHPSSREDAHIRVKRYRQSINSFPHFQAIRTGCRFGTCTVQKLAHQIYQLTDKDKDGAAPVSKISPQGYGRRRRSLRFPRTLRALPRAPAPGL, from the exons ATGAAACTGGTTCACGTAGCCCTGCTCTATCTCGGCTCTGCGACCTTCTTCGGGGTGGATGCTGCAAGGGTGGACGTAGCGACAGAGTTCAAAAGAAA ATGGACGAAATGGGCACTGAGCCGAGCCAAGCGGGACGTGAAGCCCTCGGGCGCGCTCCGAGCGCTGGGAGCAGCCGCGGCCGTGCAGCCGCTCGTGCGGCCCCAGGACGTGAAGGAGGATCCCCGCGTCTCGCATCCCAG CAGCCGGGAGGATGCTCACATCCGCGTCAAGCGCTACCGCCAGAGCATTAACAGCTTCCCCCACTTCCAAGCCATCCGCACGGGGTGCCGCTTCGGGACGTGCACGGTGCAGAAGCTGGCCCACCAGATCTACCAGCTGACCGACAAGGATAAGGACGGCGCCGCCCCCGTCAGCAAGATCAGCCCCCAGGGCTACGGCCGCAGGCGGCGCTCCCTGCGCTTCCCCCGGACTCTGCGGGCGCTGCCCCGCGCCCCCGCGCCGGGGCTGTGA